In the Hordeum vulgare subsp. vulgare chromosome 7H, MorexV3_pseudomolecules_assembly, whole genome shotgun sequence genome, one interval contains:
- the LOC123412634 gene encoding probable serine/threonine-protein kinase PIX13 produces the protein MGNCASAMDGLIPWGWGGAKAANPAGMSASKRTTSSSTTATTGKLSTVSTSTFMASTVSGGSTDDGYVEDGHILESPNLRIFTFAELRSACKNFKPETVLGEGGFGKVYKGWIDVNPAKGSTAMVVAVKKLNPESVQGMEQWQSEVNFLGRISHPNLVRLLGYCMEDNELLLVYEFMAKGSLENHLFRRGAIYEPLPWSLRLKILIGAARGLAFLHSSEKQIIYRDFKASNILLDSHFNPKLSDFGLAKHGPDDGESHVTTRVMGTYGYAAPEYVSTGHLYVKSDVYGFGVVLLEILCGLRALDPSRPSEKLNLVNWAKPLLSDRRRLTQLMDSRLEGQYHARGAFRAAQLTLKCLAGEPKSRPSMKEVVEALEQIEAMKSKSKSREARRDSPSMARGRGNSPRSDGSRTNSRGR, from the exons ATGGGGAACTGCGCCAGCGCCATGGACGGCCTCATCCCGTGGGGCTGGGGCGGCGCCAAGGCCGCCAATCCCGCAG GGATGTCTGCATCGAAGAGGACCACgagctcctccaccaccgccacaACAGGGAAGCTCTCGACGGTCAGCACCAGCACCTTCATGGCGTCGACGGTCAGCGGCGGCAGCACCGACGACGGCTACGTGGAGGACGGCCACATCCTCGAGTCCCCGAACCTCAGGATCTTCACCTTCGCGGAGCTGAGGAGCGCCTGCAAGAACTTCAAGCCTGAGACGGTGCTCGGTGAGGGCGGGTTCGGGAAGGTCTACAAGGGATGGATTGATGTGAACCCGGCCAAGGGCAGCACCGCCATGGTGGTCGCCGTCaagaagctcaaccccgagagcGTGCAGGGAATGGAGCAATGGCAG TCTGAAGTGAATTTCCTTGGGAGAATTTCACACCCCAACCTCGTCAGACTGTTGGGCTACTGCATGGAGGACAACGAGCTACTACTCGTGTACGAGTTCATGGCCAAGGGGAGCTTGGAGAACCACCTCTTCAGAA GAGGGGCCATCTATGAGCCACTGCCTTGGAGCCTCAGGCTGAAGATTCTCATCGGTGCAGCTCGTGGCCTCGCCTTCCTTCATTCGTCCGAAAAGCAGATTATCTACCGGGACTTCAAGGCGTCCAATATCCTATTAGATTCA CATTTCAACCCGAAACTGTCAGACTTTGGATTGGCCAAGCATGGCCCAGATGATGGGGAGTCTCATGTGACAACACGAGTCATGGGCACGTACGGGTACGCCGCTCCGGAGTATGTTTCAACCG GCCACCTGTACGTGAAGAGTGATGTGTATGGCTTCGGCGTCGTGCTGCTCGAGATTCTCTGCGGCCTGAGGGCGCTGGACCCGAGCCGCCCCAGTGAGAAGCTCAACCTGGTGAACTGGGCGAAGCCGCTCCTGTCGGACCGTAGGAGACTGACCCAGCTGATGGACAGCCGGCTCGAGGGGCAGTACCATGCCAGAGGGGCCTTCCGCGCCGCTCAGCTCACTCTTAAATGCCTGGCCGGCGAGCCCAAGAGCCGGCCGTCCATGAAGGAGGTCGTCGAGGCGCTCGAGCAGATCGAGGCAATGAAGAGCAAGTCGAAGTCGAGGGAGGCTCGACGAGACAGCCCGTCGATGGCGCGTGGCCGTGGGAACTCGCCAAGGAGTGACGGCTCTAGGACCAACTCTAGGGGCAGATGA